TGCGCCGGTTCCGCGGTCTGACCGACGCGGAGCGGGCCCGGCTGGAGAGGCGGCTCGACGAGCCGACCCTGTGGGACGCCTTCGTGCACGTGCTGGCTCAGGCCGGGCTACCCGCGGCGGACGACGACCAGGTCCGCGGCTCCCTGCTCGCCGTCGCCCGCGACCGGGAGCGGTACGGCGAGGTCTGGGAGCTTGCCGAGGGCCTGCTGGACCACGACGAGCGGGCCGCCCAGTGGCGAGCCCGGCACGTCCAGATGGTCGAGCGGCAGATCGGCACGAAGTCCGGCACCGGCGGGTCCTCCGGGGCCCCCTACCTGCGCAGCCGGCTGCCGCTGCGCTACTACCCGCTGCTGTGGGAGATGCGCGCCCACCTGTGAGACCGCTGCCCGCTAAGGTCGCCAGGAGGCGTGCGACGGTGCACGCCGCGGCCGCGCGCAGACGCTGAGGTGGAACCACGGATGACCACGCCCGGGGACGAGGCCCGCTCCCAGCTCCTCGAGGAGGCGGTCGAGGCGGCGCACCGGCCCGACGTGCCGATCGAGCAGCTGCGCGCCTTCGTGCACCGCTACTTCCGGCACGTCGCCGACGAGGACCTCGTGGCCCGTGAGCCGGTCGACCTCGCCGGCATCGCGCTCAGCCACGTGCAGGCCGCCGCCCACCGAGCCGACGGCACCGCCGCCGTCCGGGTGTTCACCCCGACCGTCGACGAGCACGGCTGGGCCACCGGGCACACGGTCGTCGAGATCGTCACCGACGACATGCCGTTCCTCGTCGACTCGGTGTCCGCCGAGCTGACCCGGCAGAACCGGGCCATCCACCTCGTCATCCACCCGACGTTCGTCGTCCGGCGCACCGTCACCGGTGACCTCCTCGACGTCCTGGACGCCTCGCCGTCCGCGGTGCCGACCGGCCGGCGGCACCCCGACTGGCCGGACGACGCCCGGGTCGAGTCGTGGATCCACGTGGAGATCGACCGGGAGACCCACCCCGGCCAGCTCGAGCAGCTCAGCGCGGCCCTGGAGTCGGTGCTCAGCGACGTGCGGGCGGCGGTGGAGGACTGGCCGAAGATGCGCCAGACCGCGCTCGACCTCGCCGACGAGCTCGAGCACCAGGTGCCGGAGGACCTCGCCGCCGAGGGCGCCGAGGGCGCCCGGCTGCTGCGCTGGCTCGTCGACGAGAACTTCACCTTCCTCGGCTACCGCGAGTACCGGCTGGGCACCGACGACGAGGGCGAGGACGTGCTGACCGCCGTCCCCGGCACCGGTCGCGGCATCCTGCGCTACGACCAGCGGCACGCCAGCGACAGCTTCGGCCGGCTGCCGGCGAGGGCCCGCGCCAAGGCCCGGGAGCGGCACGTCCTCGTGCTGACGAAGGCCAACTCGCGGGCCACCGTGCACCGGCCCAGCTACCTCGACTACGTCGGGGTGAAGTCGTTCGGACCGGACGGCAGCGTCGCCGGGGAGCGGCGGTTCCTCGGCCTGTTCACCTCGCAGGCCTACGTCGAGAGCGTCCGGCGGGTGCCGGTCATCGACGCCAAGCTGGAGGCCGTCCTGCAGCGGGCCGGTTTCGCCCCGGACTCCCACTCCGGCAAGGACGTCCTGACGATCCTGGAGACGTACCCCCGCGACGAGCTGTTCCAGATCAGCGTCGACGACCTGTACGACACCGTGATGGCGGTGCTGCAGCTGCAGGAGCGGCGACGGACCCGGTTGTTCCTGCGCCGGGACGCCTACGGCCGGTTCATGTCCGCGATGGTGTTCCTGCCCCGCGACCGGTACACCACCGAGGTCCGGCTGCGGATGGAGCAGATCCTGCGCGAGGCCTTCGACGCGGTCACCGTCGACTACACCACCCGGGTCAGCGAGTCCGTGCTCGCCCGGTTGCACTACGTGCTGCGGGTCCGGCCGGGGCAGGAGATCCCGGACGTCGACGTGGCCGCCCTGGAGCGCCAGCTCGTCGAGGCCACCCGCACCTGGGAGGAGGACCTCGCCGACGCGCTGCGCGCCGAGGTCGGCGAGGAGGAGGCGGCCCGGCTGACCCGCACCTGGGGCGGGGCGTTCCCGGAGGCGTACAAGGAGGACTTCTCCGCCCGGGTCGCGGTCAGCGACATCCGCCGGATCGAGCGGCTCGAGCGTCTCGGCGAGCAGACCGACGCCCGCGGGGAGCCGGCCGCGGCCGGCACCGTGGCGACGAACCTCTACGAGCCGGTCGGTGCCGCGCCGACCGAGCGGCGCTTCAAGCTCTTCCGCTGGGAGCCGCTGTCGCTGACCACCGTGCTGCCGTTCTTCCGCAACCTCGGCGTGGAGGTCGTCGACGAGCGGCCCTACGAGCTCGAGCGCAGCGACGGCCGGCTCGCCTACGTCTACGACTTCGGCCTGCGCTTCCCCTCCCGGGTCGCCCCGGACGCCGCCCGGGAGATGTTCACCGACGCGTTCGCCGCCGCCTGGGACGGGCGCACCGAGTCCGACGGGCTGGACGCCCTCGTGCTGCTGGGCGGGCTGACCTGGCGGCAGGTCGTCGTCCTGCGCGCCTACGCGAAGTACCTGCGGCAGACCGGGTCGACGTTCAGCCAGGACTACGTCGAGCAGTGCCTGCTCGCCAACGTGCCGATCACCCGGTCCCTCGTGCGGCTGTTCGAGGCGCGGTTCCAGCCGCGCGAGCCGGAGATCCCCCCGCCGGCACGCGAGGAGACTCAGGCCGCGCTGGTGGAGGAGATCCAGGGCGCCCTGGACGACGTGGCCAGCCTCGACCACGACCGGATCCTGCGCTCCTTCCTCGGCGCGATCACCGCCACGATGCGGACCAGCTTCTACCAGGTCGACGACGACGGGCAGCCCAAGCAGCACGTGGCGTTCAAGCTCGACCCCAGGAAGGTGCCGGACCTGCCCGAGCCCCGGCCGGCGCACGAGGTGTGGGTCTACGCCCCGCACGTCGAGGGCGTGCACCTGCGCTTCGGCGCGGTCGCCCGCGGCGGGCTGCGCTGGAGCGACCGGCGCGAGGACTTCCGCACCGAGGTCCTCGGACTGGTCAAGGCGCAGATGGTGAAGAACGCCGTCATCGTCCCGACCGGCGCCAAGGGCGGCTTCGTCGGCAAGCAGCTGCCCGACCCGGCCGAGGACCGCGACGCGTGGCTGGCCGAGGGAGTGCGCTGCTACACCACGTTCATCCGCGG
This DNA window, taken from Kineosporiaceae bacterium SCSIO 59966, encodes the following:
- a CDS encoding NAD-glutamate dehydrogenase; translation: MTTPGDEARSQLLEEAVEAAHRPDVPIEQLRAFVHRYFRHVADEDLVAREPVDLAGIALSHVQAAAHRADGTAAVRVFTPTVDEHGWATGHTVVEIVTDDMPFLVDSVSAELTRQNRAIHLVIHPTFVVRRTVTGDLLDVLDASPSAVPTGRRHPDWPDDARVESWIHVEIDRETHPGQLEQLSAALESVLSDVRAAVEDWPKMRQTALDLADELEHQVPEDLAAEGAEGARLLRWLVDENFTFLGYREYRLGTDDEGEDVLTAVPGTGRGILRYDQRHASDSFGRLPARARAKARERHVLVLTKANSRATVHRPSYLDYVGVKSFGPDGSVAGERRFLGLFTSQAYVESVRRVPVIDAKLEAVLQRAGFAPDSHSGKDVLTILETYPRDELFQISVDDLYDTVMAVLQLQERRRTRLFLRRDAYGRFMSAMVFLPRDRYTTEVRLRMEQILREAFDAVTVDYTTRVSESVLARLHYVLRVRPGQEIPDVDVAALERQLVEATRTWEEDLADALRAEVGEEEAARLTRTWGGAFPEAYKEDFSARVAVSDIRRIERLERLGEQTDARGEPAAAGTVATNLYEPVGAAPTERRFKLFRWEPLSLTTVLPFFRNLGVEVVDERPYELERSDGRLAYVYDFGLRFPSRVAPDAAREMFTDAFAAAWDGRTESDGLDALVLLGGLTWRQVVVLRAYAKYLRQTGSTFSQDYVEQCLLANVPITRSLVRLFEARFQPREPEIPPPAREETQAALVEEIQGALDDVASLDHDRILRSFLGAITATMRTSFYQVDDDGQPKQHVAFKLDPRKVPDLPEPRPAHEVWVYAPHVEGVHLRFGAVARGGLRWSDRREDFRTEVLGLVKAQMVKNAVIVPTGAKGGFVGKQLPDPAEDRDAWLAEGVRCYTTFIRGLLDVTDNLVIDPDKGRQVVPPPRVVRHDEDDTYLVVAADKGTASFSDIANSVSQAYGFWLGDAFASGGSVGYDHKAMGITARGAWESVKRHFREMGTDIQSEDFTVVGIGDMSGDVFGNGMLLSEHIRLVAAFDHRHVFLDPDPDPATSYAERRRLFDRPRSSWADYDRSLISKGGGVYPRTAKSIPVSPQVRAALGLGDDVRALTPNAMLKAVLTAPVDLLWNGGIGTYVKASTETHADVGDKANDAIRVDGTDLRAKVVGEGGNLGLTQRGRIEAALSGVRINTDAIDNSAGVDTSDHEVNIKILLDAIVAAGDLTGKQRNQLLLEMTDEVAALVLRDNYEQNVLLGNARRQAREMLPVHQRFIKSLEASGDLDRSLEFLPSDAEIAERIEQRIGLTSPEFSVLVAYAKITLGKALLATDLPDDPWFQRVLRDYFPRRLVERYEDRLASHPLRREIVTTGLVNEIVNRGGITFAFRAMEETGAAADHVVRAYAVGREIFGLREYVQAVEALDAKVATDVQTTLYLQFRRLLDRSTRWFLQNLRERFDVAAEIERFGAVVGRWRGRMGELLCGGECERFTEQVQRMVSLGVPQELAVRHAGLLDEFALLDVAETATTEDTDPDEVARVYFTLSERYGADVMLRRIAELDRQNRWEALARGALRDDLYAALEALTRAVLAQTDGGDPLERVQAWEAGNAGQLARVRQTIDDVQRLDRSDLASLSVALRLLRGVIRSGSS